One Pecten maximus chromosome 16, xPecMax1.1, whole genome shotgun sequence DNA window includes the following coding sequences:
- the LOC117345060 gene encoding soluble scavenger receptor cysteine-rich domain-containing protein SSC5D-like yields MNTDIPSNSFPSNTALPSNHFSINTDIPSNSLQSNTDLSSNLFTMNTDFPLNVFPSNTDYSSNIFTMNTDLPSNILTANTDHLTNILPSNTDLPTNVFTMYTDLPFNTLQTNTHFTSNLFSTNLDLSSNVLRSNTDLLTNILPSTTDFPSDLLLTNSDFQTTYTDFLSVVLPSNSHPQSYLLATNTEFSSNIFQSNVNLPSNSFLTNNLESATISPTETTSPGASASAQVATSTSTDATPTISTTASTLTTPITTTNTYTIPTATTTTTQTTITTPSMTISIPTTTLYTTTVTGTTESTTSSTPSTTITTPTISTSSFITATIPTITTTQSTTTTTPTTSTTQSTTTITPTTTTTPQSTTTITEISTTTTSTTTTDTTELTSTTTNPTTTTTPPATTTTTTITLPTTTAALPPTVRLVNGFSASSGRVEVIHNDTWGTVCDDGWDNNDAGVVCRMLGYNYGTAIKFGVFGEGNGTVWMSDVNCAGSESYIQNCNFNGWGSSCSHSQDAGAICFDSTDTSDFEVRRGDSNRVEVYHSGRWGYVGGWSWDDDDANVVCVMLNFISGTASTVDHFHGQNNRQQPTWMDNLQCGGTESSLVNCQFDGWGVMVSGYNSSYQNAAAVNCSDQPDFDSGATSPQFSWIIVILGYFLAFCYCPSSLLL; encoded by the exons ATGAACACCGATATTCCCTCGAATAGTTTCCCATCAAACACTGCACTTCCTTCAAATCATTTCTCTATCAACACTGATATTCCTTCAAATAGTTTGCAATCAAATACTGATCTTTCTTCAAACCTTTTCACAATGAACACCGATTTTCCTTTAAATGTCTTTCCATCAAACACTGAttattcttcaaatattttcaCAATGAATACCGATCTTCCCTCTAATATCTTAACCGCAAACACTGATCATCTTACAAATATCCTACCATCAAACACTGATCTTCCCACAAATGTTTTCACAATGTATACCGACCTTCCCTTTAATACcttacaaacaaacacacacttTACTTCAAATCTATTCTCAACGAACCTCGATCTTTCCTCTAATGTTTTACGCTCCAACACTGatcttttaacaaatattttaccaTCAACCACAGACTTTCCTTCCGATCTGTTGCTTACCAACTCCGATTTTCAAACAACATACACTGATTTTCTTTCAGTTGTCTTACCATCAAATAGTCATCCACAATCTTATCTCCTCGCAACGAACACTGAATTCTCTTCGAATATCTTCCAATCCAATGTTAACCTTCCTTCAAATTCTTTCCTAACCAACAACCTTGAATCTGCTACAATTTCCCCGACAGAAACTACCTCACCTGGCGCATCCGCCTCGGCACAGGTAGCTACATCTACAAGTACTGATGCAACCCCAACAATATCGACAACCGCATCAACACTTACAACtccaataacaacaacaaacactTACACAATCCCAACCGCAACTACTACTACAACTCAGACTACTATTACAACTCCGTCGATGACTATCTCAATTCCAACAACTactctatatacaactacagtaACTGGTACAACTGAATCAACCACTTCTTCAACTCCGTCGACAACAATAACGACTCCAACCATTAGTACAAGTTCGTTCATAACTGCGACAATTCCAACAATTACTACAACCCAGTCGACAACTACGACAACTCCAACCACTTCTACAACTCAGTCGACAACTACGATAACTCCAACAACTACTACAACTCCACAGTCGACAACTACGATAACTGAGATCAGTACTACAACTACCTCGACAACAACAACTGATACAACTGAATTAACATCTACCACCACTAATCCAACAACTACTACAACTCCACCTgctaccactactactactacaatTACATTACCAACAACTACAGCCGCGTTACCTCCCACTGTCCGCCTGGTAAACGGTTTCTCCGCCTCTTCTGGTCGCGTGGAGGTGATCCACAATGACACGTGGGGGACGGTGTGTGATGACGGCTGGGACAACAATGATGCCGGGGTTGTCTGTCGGATGCTTGGATACAA ttaTGGTACTGCCATTAAATTTGGCGTTTTCGGAGAAGGAAATGGCACTGTATGGATGTCAGACGTCAATTGTGCGGGGTCCGAGtcatatatacaaaactgtaACTTCAACGGATGGGGGTCTTCGTGCAGCCATAGCCAGGATGCGGGCGCCATTTGCTTCGACAGCACTG ACACAAGCGATTTTGAAGTACGTCGTGGGGACTCGAATCGCGTTGAAGTATACCACAGTGGTCGGTGGGGCTACGTCGGAGGATGGTCATGGGACGATGACGATGCAAACGTTGTCTGCGTCATGCTAAACTTCAT ctCAGGGACGGCTTCAACAGTTGACCACTTTCACGGACAGAACAACCGTCAACAGCCAACATGGATGGACAACTTACAGTGTGGGGGTACGGAATCCTCTCTCGTCAACTGTCAGTTTGACGGATGGGGAGTAATGGTGTCAGGCTACAACAGTTCGTATCAGAACGCGGCAGCAGTCAACTGTTCAGACCAACCTGATTTTGATTCCGGAGCTACAAGTCCTCAATTCAGCTGGATTATAGTAATCTTGGGATATTTCCTTGCTTTCTGCTATTGTCCTTCGTCACTGCTTCTGTAA